One segment of Paenibacillus rhizovicinus DNA contains the following:
- a CDS encoding CheR family methyltransferase, with amino-acid sequence MMEINDESSKADEREQVEAALLLEGLYQLYGYDFRNYAPSSIRRRIWHRVRAERLPTITSLTEKVLHDRAVMNRLLADLTIHVTEMFRDPEVFRVFREQVVPLLRTYPFIRIWHAGCSTGEEVYAMAILLKEEGLYDKSRIYATDMNERVLETAREGVYPLDRMQTFTRNYIEAGGRESFSDYYTAKYDSVLFHSELKSNIVFAQHNLVTDRSFNEFNIIFCRNVMIYFNKELQNHVHSLLFESLSNFGILALGTKESINFTRHADAYEELDAHSRLYRKIKS; translated from the coding sequence ATGATGGAAATCAACGATGAATCAAGCAAAGCCGACGAGCGGGAGCAGGTCGAAGCTGCGCTGCTGCTGGAGGGGCTGTACCAGCTGTACGGGTACGATTTTCGCAATTACGCCCCTTCTTCGATCCGCCGCCGCATTTGGCATCGGGTGAGAGCGGAACGGCTGCCGACGATTACGTCCTTGACGGAGAAGGTGCTGCATGACCGGGCGGTCATGAACCGGCTGCTGGCCGACTTGACGATCCACGTAACGGAGATGTTCCGCGATCCGGAAGTGTTCCGGGTATTCCGCGAGCAGGTCGTTCCGCTGCTTCGAACGTATCCGTTTATCCGGATTTGGCATGCCGGCTGTTCCACGGGCGAGGAAGTGTACGCCATGGCCATTCTGCTGAAGGAAGAAGGACTGTACGACAAGTCGCGCATTTATGCAACGGACATGAACGAGCGCGTGCTGGAGACCGCGCGCGAGGGCGTGTATCCGCTCGACCGGATGCAGACGTTCACGCGTAACTACATCGAGGCGGGAGGCAGGGAATCGTTCAGCGATTACTATACGGCCAAATACGATTCCGTGCTGTTCCACAGCGAGCTTAAGAGCAATATCGTGTTCGCGCAGCATAATTTGGTTACGGATCGTTCTTTCAACGAATTCAATATCATTTTCTGCCGCAACGTCATGATCTATTTCAACAAAGAGCTGCAAAATCACGTGCACAGCTTGCTCTTCGAAAGTCTCAGCAACTTCGGCATTCTAGCGCTTGGCACGAAAGAGTCCATTAATTTCACGCGGCATGCCGATGCTTACGAGGAATTGGACGCCCACAGCCGGCTCTATCGCAAAATCAAATCTTGA
- a CDS encoding general stress protein, whose protein sequence is MQQQMKPSVQIVPTAMDALHTVQELNRRGYMKDNIYVLAHDSSQTKQLSEAASASEISMKEEGMFTAMANVFKSRGDEIRSKLTSIGLSDIEAERYEEELDRGRVLVITNVH, encoded by the coding sequence ATGCAACAACAAATGAAACCGAGCGTTCAAATTGTACCGACGGCCATGGATGCGCTTCACACTGTTCAGGAACTGAATCGGCGCGGATATATGAAGGACAACATTTACGTTTTGGCGCACGACAGCAGCCAGACGAAGCAATTGTCCGAAGCGGCTTCCGCAAGCGAAATCAGCATGAAGGAAGAAGGCATGTTCACCGCGATGGCGAATGTATTCAAGTCGCGGGGTGATGAGATCCGGTCCAAGCTGACGTCAATCGGATTGTCGGATATAGAAGCGGAACGTTACGAAGAGGAGCTTGATCGCGGTCGTGTACTCGTTATCACCAATGTCCATTAA
- a CDS encoding response regulator, with protein MKTKTKLTISFIVLMIVLIFISSISLRNISVLGGKLDEVYANRYQKLMLAYDIRGSVNEVAKGVTNILTVQNAETLSKNESLLADKPKQAREYFDELKRIASTETELVMLNDVERSFTDYFQYAAEVKRLVAAGRGTEAVALREKVGVAEQENTVNLIDDLTAYHRSATDEAVRSASSANRSTRMIMIVTMMAGMLIGIGTMLWNTTGVTRSLNRLTDMIGDYARGMSDPVLRKRAETPDEFGTVAKAFFSLADTLERKTEAEQAYNKKMEEETWVKSNLASVSVALQESKELEQLGFLFMERVVPLVGAVYGGLYIREGYGQDNKLRLYGAYAPQDDTAFEQQFRMGEGLVGQCARSGQPIALADIPSNYLRIRSGLGGTPPRSLLLLPVAYQNQQLAVIELASLAPIDSKQRELLTDLAAGLGSLLNNLFGRLRIEELLRESQVLSEELQAQSEELISQQEELRQSNDQLEEQTRSLKKSEELLQSQQEELEQSNEELLKKTHLLEQQMRKTEQKNEQIERTKTALERQTVQLALSSKYKSEFLANMSHELRTPLNSLLILSQMLMDNKERNLTGKQIEFATTIHSSGGDLLKLIDEILDLSKIGAGKMSVVTEHVPFSDLLQTMRRSFGPMSQQRGLDFELTVEKDVPEGFYSDGHRVKQVLKNLLSNAFKFTHRGSVSLTVRNAQAAEAELDADGGRLIAFEVRDTGIGIPEEKQQLVFEAFQQVDGTTSRTYGGTGLGLAISQELAGLLGGKLLLESKEGEGSVFTLYLPEYHVAFQNGKDAQTDSDAKLGEQAVEAAMLAKQGRRALSEAAMSTASGLAAQRPLTPSGTNAGLVRAAASIEDDRDSIETEDRVVLIIEDDEPFARVLLDMARAHGFKGIVAMQGDIGLNEARRYKPDAILLDIMLPVMDGWSVLHHLKHDADTRHIPVHVVSVMEEVQQGLAMGAIAYLRKPAEKERLERLFVKMESFLAHDLKYVLVVEDDAAQRTGIIELVGGEDVIVKAVSSGAEAMRELETQHWDCMVLDLGLPDISGFELLDGIRRSEKLRELPIIIYTGRDLDKKDEIRLRQYAETIIIKDAKSPERLLDETTLFLHRVVADLPEEKRTVLRKLHSVETIFEGKSILIVDDDIRNVFALSSALEGYKMDIHIAENGREALEMLARHPDTQLILMDMMMPEMDGYETMRHIRAIPEYERLPMIAITAKAMKEDRDKCIEAGASDYISKPVNIDQLLSLMRVWLYQ; from the coding sequence ATGAAAACAAAAACAAAACTGACCATCAGCTTCATCGTCCTAATGATCGTATTAATCTTTATTTCCTCCATCAGCTTGCGAAATATATCGGTGCTGGGCGGAAAGCTGGACGAAGTATACGCCAACCGCTATCAGAAGCTGATGCTGGCTTACGACATCCGCGGCTCCGTGAACGAAGTGGCCAAAGGGGTTACGAACATCCTCACCGTGCAAAACGCGGAGACTTTATCCAAGAACGAATCGCTGCTGGCCGACAAGCCGAAGCAGGCGAGGGAGTATTTCGACGAACTGAAGCGGATCGCTTCGACCGAAACCGAGCTGGTGATGCTGAATGACGTGGAGCGCAGCTTCACCGATTACTTCCAATATGCCGCGGAAGTAAAGCGGCTCGTGGCGGCAGGCCGCGGGACGGAGGCGGTCGCCCTTCGCGAGAAGGTGGGCGTCGCCGAACAGGAGAATACGGTTAACCTCATCGATGATCTGACGGCCTATCACCGCAGCGCCACGGACGAGGCCGTCCGATCGGCCAGCAGCGCCAACCGCAGTACGCGAATGATCATGATCGTCACCATGATGGCGGGCATGCTGATCGGAATCGGCACGATGCTGTGGAATACCACCGGCGTGACGCGAAGCCTCAACCGCTTAACCGATATGATCGGGGATTATGCCCGCGGCATGAGTGACCCGGTTTTGCGCAAGCGAGCGGAGACGCCGGACGAATTCGGAACGGTAGCCAAGGCGTTCTTCTCGCTTGCCGACACGCTGGAGCGGAAGACGGAAGCGGAGCAAGCCTACAACAAGAAGATGGAAGAAGAGACGTGGGTGAAGTCCAATCTCGCATCCGTTTCCGTCGCCCTGCAGGAATCCAAGGAACTCGAACAGCTGGGCTTCTTGTTCATGGAGCGGGTCGTCCCGCTTGTCGGGGCCGTTTACGGCGGCCTGTACATCCGCGAAGGCTATGGCCAAGATAACAAGCTGAGGCTGTACGGCGCGTATGCGCCTCAGGATGATACCGCTTTCGAGCAGCAGTTCCGCATGGGCGAAGGGCTTGTCGGGCAATGCGCGCGCAGCGGGCAGCCGATCGCATTGGCGGATATTCCTTCCAACTACCTGCGCATTCGTTCCGGCCTCGGCGGGACGCCGCCGCGTTCGCTGCTGCTCCTGCCGGTTGCTTACCAGAATCAGCAGCTGGCGGTCATTGAACTGGCTTCGCTTGCGCCGATCGACAGCAAACAGCGGGAGCTGTTGACCGATCTCGCGGCAGGCCTCGGCAGCCTGCTGAACAATTTATTCGGCCGGCTCCGAATCGAGGAGCTGCTGCGCGAATCGCAGGTGCTGAGCGAAGAGCTGCAGGCGCAGTCCGAGGAGCTCATCTCGCAGCAGGAGGAGCTGCGGCAATCCAACGACCAGCTGGAAGAGCAGACCCGCTCGCTGAAGAAATCCGAGGAATTGCTGCAGAGCCAGCAGGAAGAACTGGAACAGTCGAACGAGGAACTGCTGAAGAAGACGCATCTGCTGGAGCAGCAAATGCGCAAGACGGAACAGAAGAACGAACAGATCGAACGCACGAAGACGGCGCTGGAGCGCCAGACCGTGCAGCTCGCGCTGTCGTCCAAATACAAGTCCGAGTTCCTTGCCAACATGTCGCATGAGCTGCGGACGCCGCTCAACAGCTTGTTGATTCTGTCCCAGATGCTGATGGACAACAAGGAACGCAATTTGACGGGCAAGCAGATCGAGTTCGCCACGACGATTCATTCATCCGGCGGCGATCTGCTGAAGCTGATCGACGAAATTTTGGATTTATCCAAGATCGGCGCCGGCAAAATGAGCGTCGTCACGGAGCATGTGCCGTTCTCCGACCTGCTGCAGACGATGCGGCGCAGTTTCGGGCCGATGAGCCAGCAGAGAGGGCTCGACTTCGAGCTGACGGTGGAGAAGGATGTGCCGGAGGGATTCTATTCCGACGGTCACCGCGTGAAGCAAGTGCTGAAGAACCTGCTGTCGAACGCCTTTAAGTTCACGCATCGGGGCTCCGTCAGCTTGACGGTTCGCAATGCGCAGGCAGCCGAAGCAGAGCTTGACGCGGATGGCGGCCGCCTGATTGCCTTCGAAGTGCGCGATACGGGCATCGGCATCCCGGAAGAGAAGCAGCAGCTGGTCTTCGAAGCCTTCCAGCAAGTCGACGGCACGACGAGCCGCACATACGGGGGCACCGGCCTTGGCCTCGCCATTAGCCAAGAGCTGGCCGGCCTGCTCGGCGGCAAGCTCTTGCTGGAGAGCAAGGAAGGCGAGGGCAGCGTATTCACGCTGTACCTGCCCGAATATCACGTCGCCTTCCAGAACGGGAAGGACGCGCAGACGGATAGCGACGCGAAGCTCGGCGAGCAGGCCGTCGAGGCAGCCATGCTCGCGAAGCAGGGCCGCCGGGCGCTGAGCGAAGCCGCGATGTCGACAGCCTCCGGCCTGGCTGCACAGAGACCGCTGACGCCGAGCGGAACGAATGCCGGCCTGGTCCGGGCGGCCGCATCCATCGAAGACGACCGCGATTCGATCGAAACGGAGGACCGGGTCGTCCTCATTATCGAGGACGACGAACCGTTCGCACGCGTCCTGCTGGATATGGCGCGCGCGCACGGCTTTAAGGGCATCGTCGCCATGCAGGGCGATATCGGCTTGAACGAAGCTAGGCGCTACAAGCCGGATGCCATCCTGCTCGACATCATGCTGCCGGTCATGGACGGCTGGTCCGTGCTGCATCACCTCAAGCATGACGCCGATACGCGCCATATCCCGGTCCATGTCGTCTCCGTCATGGAAGAAGTGCAGCAAGGACTGGCCATGGGGGCGATCGCATACTTGCGCAAGCCGGCGGAGAAGGAGCGGTTGGAAAGGCTGTTCGTGAAGATGGAGTCCTTCCTTGCCCACGATCTCAAGTATGTGCTGGTTGTCGAAGACGACGCCGCCCAGCGCACGGGCATTATCGAGCTGGTCGGCGGCGAGGACGTTATCGTGAAGGCCGTGTCGTCCGGGGCGGAAGCGATGCGGGAGCTGGAGACGCAGCATTGGGACTGCATGGTGCTCGACCTCGGGCTGCCTGACATCTCCGGCTTCGAATTGCTGGACGGCATCCGCCGGAGCGAGAAGCTGCGCGAGCTGCCCATCATTATTTATACCGGGCGCGATCTCGACAAGAAGGATGAAATCCGGCTGCGCCAATACGCGGAGACGATTATTATCAAGGATGCCAAGTCACCGGAGCGGCTGCTGGACGAGACAACGCTGTTCCTGCATCGCGTCGTAGCGGACTTGCCGGAGGAGAAGCGCACCGTACTGAGGAAGCTTCATAGCGTGGAGACGATTTTCGAAGGAAAGTCCATTCTGATCGTCGACGACGATATCCGAAACGTGTTCGCCTTGTCGAGCGCTCTGGAAGGCTATAAAATGGATATTCATATTGCCGAGAACGGGCGGGAGGCGCTGGAGATGCTTGCGCGGCATCCCGACACGCAGCTGATCCTGATGGATATGATGATGCCCGAAATGGACGGCTACGAAACGATGCGGCATATTCGCGCCATTCCGGAATACGAACGGCTGCCGATGATCGCCATCACGGCGAAGGCGATGAAAGAAGATCGCGATAAATGCATTGAAGCCGGCGCTTCCGACTATATCTCGAAGCCGGTTAATATCGACCAGCTGCTGTCGTTAATGAGGGTGTGGTTATATCAATAG
- a CDS encoding response regulator: MIAYSGPVNILLVDDHPDNLLVLEAVLGDLNCNLVKCLSGAEALRCLLRDEFAVILLDVQMPEMDGFETARLIKSRKKTQETPIIFISATSKEAEHFFTGYEAGAIDYMLKPFMPQILKAKIEGFVRLYVGNKTLQLQAELLQQQKSELERGNRELMLTAYQLTKTQALTRAIQETSMDTMMTFDEDGIILTVNPALMAMFGYREDEVLGQPVEMLVPCFAGGAFKTGGAGSQVHNDAARNGLHSGPGQIMSVSHDAAPGPGEWFDTTPRADHASAVPDHGNRERLVGGGSLTGDRRQLNPVRKDGSRFPSEIQIGVATIDDERIYACTVVDMTERKRFERELMAAKETAEIAARAKTNFLTMVSHEIRTPMNGVLGMTGLLLDTELDESQREFAEIIRKSGEALLSVINDILDYAKIESGKLELEHLPFKLPHLIEETFDLFTAKSKQSRLALTYEADPALPELLEGDEIKLRQVLVNLIGNAFKFTAHGSIAVTTKLLAAQEEAVRIEFAVTDTGVGIPGDKLPLLFQPFSQVDTSLTRQYEGTGLGLAICKNLVEMMGGTIAVESDQGIGTTFRFTVQLRTWQAARHEPAPEGSFASLAADDFELWQEAERDGDRRLAADGRLAADKEMAADRGMGGDRAAAVLVADDNVINQKLTLTLLNKLGVAADVASNGSDAVELAYRRNYDLILMDMRMPIMDGLEATRRLLASAPPGRAPVVVAMTANVMPTDRERCLEAGMTDFLVKPIQFEMMKQVLRRHGIEPEQKESSVGQ, encoded by the coding sequence ATGATTGCATATAGCGGACCGGTTAACATCTTGCTGGTGGATGACCATCCGGATAATTTGCTGGTGTTGGAAGCTGTATTAGGGGATTTGAACTGCAATCTCGTCAAATGTCTTTCCGGCGCGGAAGCGCTGCGATGCCTGCTGAGGGACGAGTTCGCGGTCATTCTGCTGGACGTGCAGATGCCGGAGATGGATGGCTTCGAGACGGCGAGACTGATCAAGTCGCGGAAAAAAACGCAGGAAACGCCGATTATTTTCATTTCGGCGACGAGCAAGGAAGCGGAGCATTTCTTCACCGGCTACGAGGCCGGCGCGATCGATTATATGCTGAAGCCGTTCATGCCGCAGATTCTCAAGGCCAAGATCGAAGGCTTCGTGCGGCTCTACGTCGGCAACAAGACCTTGCAGCTGCAAGCCGAGCTGCTGCAGCAGCAGAAGAGCGAGCTGGAGCGGGGCAACCGCGAGCTGATGCTGACGGCCTACCAGCTGACGAAAACGCAGGCGCTCACGCGCGCCATTCAAGAAACGAGCATGGATACGATGATGACGTTTGACGAGGACGGCATCATATTAACGGTCAACCCCGCGCTCATGGCGATGTTCGGCTACCGCGAGGACGAGGTGCTGGGGCAGCCGGTCGAGATGCTCGTTCCGTGTTTTGCGGGAGGGGCGTTCAAGACAGGCGGAGCCGGTTCGCAAGTACATAACGACGCGGCAAGGAACGGCCTTCATTCTGGCCCGGGGCAGATCATGTCCGTAAGCCACGATGCAGCGCCGGGGCCGGGTGAATGGTTCGACACGACGCCGAGGGCTGACCATGCATCGGCCGTGCCGGATCATGGCAATAGGGAGAGGCTTGTCGGCGGCGGTTCGCTGACAGGGGATCGCAGGCAGCTGAATCCGGTCCGCAAGGATGGCAGCCGTTTCCCCTCGGAAATCCAGATCGGCGTGGCGACCATCGACGATGAGCGCATCTACGCTTGCACCGTCGTCGACATGACGGAGCGCAAACGTTTCGAGCGCGAGCTGATGGCCGCGAAGGAAACGGCGGAGATCGCGGCGCGGGCGAAGACGAATTTTCTCACGATGGTGAGCCATGAGATCCGCACGCCGATGAACGGCGTGCTCGGCATGACGGGGCTGCTGCTCGATACGGAGCTCGACGAGTCGCAGCGCGAGTTCGCTGAAATCATCCGCAAGAGCGGCGAAGCGCTGCTGTCGGTCATCAATGATATTTTGGACTATGCGAAGATCGAGTCGGGTAAGCTGGAATTGGAGCATCTCCCGTTCAAGCTGCCGCATCTGATCGAAGAAACGTTCGACCTGTTCACGGCCAAGTCCAAGCAAAGCCGCCTGGCGCTTACATACGAGGCGGATCCGGCACTGCCGGAGCTGCTTGAAGGGGACGAGATCAAGCTGCGGCAGGTGCTCGTCAATCTGATCGGCAACGCCTTTAAATTTACGGCGCATGGCTCCATTGCCGTCACTACGAAGCTGCTTGCCGCCCAAGAGGAAGCGGTGCGGATCGAATTCGCCGTGACGGATACCGGCGTCGGCATTCCCGGAGATAAGCTGCCGCTGTTGTTTCAGCCTTTCTCGCAGGTCGATACGTCGCTTACGCGGCAGTACGAAGGAACGGGCCTCGGACTAGCGATATGCAAAAACCTGGTCGAAATGATGGGCGGTACCATCGCGGTGGAATCCGATCAGGGGATCGGCACGACGTTCCGTTTCACCGTGCAGCTCCGAACCTGGCAGGCGGCGCGGCATGAGCCGGCCCCGGAAGGAAGCTTCGCGTCGCTTGCTGCGGATGACTTCGAGCTGTGGCAGGAAGCAGAAAGGGATGGCGACAGGAGATTGGCGGCAGACGGGAGACTGGCAGCGGACAAGGAAATGGCAGCGGACAGGGGAATGGGAGGCGACAGGGCAGCTGCCGTGCTCGTCGCCGACGATAACGTCATTAATCAGAAGCTGACATTGACGCTGCTGAATAAACTCGGCGTAGCCGCGGACGTCGCCAGCAACGGCAGCGATGCCGTGGAATTGGCTTATCGACGCAATTACGATTTGATCTTAATGGATATGCGAATGCCGATTATGGACGGGCTAGAAGCAACGCGCCGCCTCTTGGCGTCTGCGCCGCCCGGCCGGGCGCCGGTGGTCGTCGCGATGACGGCGAATGTGATGCCTACGGACCGCGAACGTTGTTTGGAAGCGGGGATGACGGATTTTCTAGTGAAACCGATTCAATTTGAAATGATGAAGCAGGTGCTGAGGCGGCATGGCATCGAACCGGAACAGAAGGAATCATCCGTAGGCCAATAG
- a CDS encoding NADH:flavin oxidoreductase translates to MSTNSVKALFQPFRSDKLTLDNRIVMAPMTRGFSPGGVPGEDVAAYYKRRAENGVGLIVTEGTLINHPAAGASTKWPHFFGTNALEGWSGVVKAVHEAGGKILPQLWHIGLTRKPGTGTNPEAPSVGPSGLNLAGEQVGDPLTEAEIADLIAAYAQAAADAKRLGFDGIELHGAHGYLIDQFFWGVTNVRTDRYGGDLVKRTRFATEVVEACRRAVGSEFPIIMRFSQWKDGAYDAKLAESPDELSRFLQPLVDAGVDVFHCSTRRFWEPAFADGEDLNLAGWTKKLTGKPTITVGSVGLDLEFTRLFKEKKGAEAVSIDGLLERLDRGEFDLVAIGRALLNDPAWAKKIKEGRQDELRPFTPEATQTLY, encoded by the coding sequence ATGAGCACGAATTCCGTTAAAGCATTATTCCAGCCTTTCCGTTCGGACAAATTGACGCTCGACAATCGCATCGTCATGGCCCCCATGACGCGAGGCTTCTCGCCCGGCGGCGTACCCGGCGAGGACGTGGCGGCCTACTATAAGCGCCGTGCCGAGAACGGCGTCGGCCTGATCGTCACGGAAGGCACCTTGATCAATCATCCCGCGGCAGGCGCAAGCACGAAGTGGCCGCATTTCTTCGGCACGAACGCCTTGGAGGGCTGGTCCGGCGTCGTTAAGGCCGTTCACGAAGCCGGCGGCAAAATCCTTCCGCAGCTGTGGCATATCGGCTTGACGCGCAAGCCCGGCACCGGCACGAATCCGGAAGCGCCGTCGGTCGGTCCTTCCGGGCTCAACCTGGCCGGCGAACAAGTGGGCGACCCGCTCACCGAAGCGGAAATCGCCGATCTGATCGCTGCTTATGCTCAGGCGGCGGCCGATGCCAAACGGCTCGGCTTCGACGGCATCGAGCTGCATGGCGCCCACGGGTACCTGATCGACCAATTCTTCTGGGGCGTGACGAACGTTCGAACGGACCGCTACGGCGGCGACCTCGTGAAACGGACCCGCTTCGCGACGGAAGTCGTCGAAGCATGCAGACGCGCCGTCGGATCGGAGTTTCCGATCATCATGCGCTTCTCCCAATGGAAGGACGGCGCCTATGACGCGAAGCTCGCGGAATCGCCGGATGAATTAAGCCGCTTCCTGCAGCCGCTGGTCGACGCCGGCGTCGATGTCTTCCACTGCTCGACGCGCCGTTTCTGGGAGCCCGCGTTCGCGGACGGAGAGGACTTGAATTTGGCAGGCTGGACGAAGAAGCTGACGGGCAAACCGACGATCACCGTCGGCTCGGTCGGACTCGATCTCGAGTTCACGCGTCTGTTCAAAGAGAAGAAAGGCGCCGAAGCGGTCAGCATCGACGGCTTGCTGGAACGGCTCGATCGCGGCGAATTCGACCTCGTCGCCATCGGCAGAGCCTTGCTGAACGATCCCGCATGGGCGAAGAAAATCAAAGAAGGACGCCAGGATGAACTGCGTCCGTTCACGCCGGAAGCGACGCAAACGCTGTATTAA
- a CDS encoding phytanoyl-CoA dioxygenase family protein, producing MANGIEQGLTEQEISRYWEDGFLVFDDILTAEEVEELRLACEQPQITALRSQKDYETKTVHSLGITALHPAFLKLAKHPAIVAKLIPLLGADIELQHSKLATKPPTKGVGIFAWHQDYAFYPHTNTDLLSVMVMLDDATPENGCMRMVKGSHRLGQLNHLSDGRFAAECQESRYWERPANPNDIVLITPKTGGISIHHTLTLHGSDANASGKPRRGIVFSYRASDAYQLADTLFDDTGLTICGSNKGIVRCAAGVVTLPYRGGNTPYGSAWNQVGGFAWEKNGENA from the coding sequence GTGGCCAACGGGATCGAGCAGGGTTTGACCGAACAGGAAATCAGCCGTTATTGGGAAGACGGATTTCTCGTATTTGACGATATTTTGACCGCGGAGGAAGTGGAGGAGCTGCGTCTCGCTTGCGAACAGCCGCAAATTACGGCGCTCCGCTCGCAGAAGGATTACGAGACGAAGACGGTGCATTCGCTCGGCATTACGGCGCTTCACCCGGCCTTTCTGAAGCTGGCGAAGCATCCGGCGATCGTCGCCAAGCTGATCCCGCTGCTCGGAGCGGACATCGAGCTGCAGCATTCCAAGCTGGCGACGAAGCCGCCGACGAAGGGCGTGGGCATCTTCGCCTGGCATCAGGACTATGCTTTCTACCCGCATACGAACACCGATCTGCTGTCGGTCATGGTCATGCTCGACGATGCGACGCCGGAGAACGGCTGCATGCGGATGGTCAAGGGCAGCCATCGACTGGGGCAGCTGAATCATCTGAGCGACGGGCGGTTCGCGGCGGAATGCCAGGAGAGCCGGTATTGGGAACGGCCGGCCAATCCGAATGATATCGTGCTCATTACCCCGAAAACCGGCGGCATCAGCATTCATCATACCTTGACGCTGCATGGCTCGGATGCGAACGCGTCGGGCAAGCCGCGCCGGGGAATCGTATTCTCGTACCGGGCGTCTGATGCCTATCAGCTGGCCGACACGCTGTTCGACGACACGGGCCTGACGATTTGCGGCAGCAACAAGGGCATCGTGCGCTGCGCGGCTGGCGTCGTAACGCTGCCGTACCGGGGCGGAAACACGCCGTACGGCTCGGCTTGGAATCAAGTCGGCGGGTTCGCATGGGAGAAGAACGGAGAGAACGCGTAG
- a CDS encoding AraC family transcriptional regulator, translated as MNGKLEFFLYKSHEPGTYVDFHKHSCYELVYYVSGSGTMNLGGRTLVYAPGTMTMTRPDYMHDERHDEETEVIFFGFRYDDFPVPLQNGLIADTEERTVLSLMLTMKEELLAQKAHYVPRTNLLLNEIILLLGRQSETAAPQDEHRPERLFYARRYLDENFTQPVELRTLAELSGYSEDHFRHLFKEQTGLPPGQYILRKRLEAAKDRLLHTAQTVSAIGMDCGFSTTSQFIELFKRSFGVTPLQYRKIR; from the coding sequence ATGAACGGCAAGCTGGAGTTTTTCTTATATAAATCCCATGAACCCGGCACCTATGTGGATTTCCACAAGCATAGCTGCTACGAGCTCGTATACTATGTATCGGGGAGCGGAACGATGAATTTGGGCGGCCGGACGCTCGTTTACGCGCCCGGCACCATGACGATGACACGGCCCGACTATATGCACGACGAGCGGCATGACGAGGAAACCGAGGTCATCTTCTTCGGCTTCCGCTACGACGATTTCCCGGTGCCCTTGCAGAACGGCCTGATCGCCGACACGGAAGAACGGACCGTTCTATCGCTCATGCTGACGATGAAAGAAGAGCTGCTCGCCCAGAAAGCCCACTACGTCCCGCGGACGAATCTCTTGCTGAACGAGATTATCCTGCTGCTGGGACGCCAGTCCGAGACCGCCGCTCCGCAGGACGAACACCGGCCGGAACGGCTTTTCTACGCCAGGCGGTACTTGGACGAGAACTTCACGCAGCCCGTCGAGCTTCGCACGCTTGCAGAGCTGTCCGGGTACAGCGAGGATCATTTTCGCCATCTGTTCAAGGAGCAGACCGGCCTTCCGCCAGGCCAGTACATCCTGCGCAAACGGCTGGAAGCGGCCAAGGACCGGCTGCTGCACACGGCGCAGACGGTCAGCGCGATCGGCATGGACTGCGGCTTCTCGACGACGTCGCAATTCATCGAGCTGTTCAAGCGGTCGTTCGGCGTGACGCCGCTGCAATACAGGAAGATCCGTTAA
- a CDS encoding SDR family oxidoreductase has protein sequence MHAANDKGILDGKVAVITGAGSGIGRAAALRLAKEGARIALVDIKEERVADVRKRINESGGEAIAVEADISKPEEVENAIREAAGKWDRLDIVFANAGINGTLAPIESMTHEDWSTTLDTNLKGTFLTVKYAVPFLKKKGGSIVITSSINGNRVFSNFGMSAYSTSKAGQVAFMQMAALELAQYGIRVNAVCPGAIKTHIGQNTHPTPELEEIQIPVEYPEGDQPLEHGPGRAAQVGDLVLFLASDASSHITGTPIFIDGAESLLHG, from the coding sequence ATGCATGCAGCGAACGACAAAGGAATCTTAGACGGCAAAGTCGCCGTTATTACCGGAGCAGGATCCGGCATCGGCCGGGCCGCCGCGCTGAGGCTGGCGAAGGAAGGCGCGCGCATTGCGCTCGTGGACATCAAGGAGGAGCGGGTCGCCGACGTACGGAAACGGATCAACGAATCCGGCGGCGAAGCCATTGCCGTCGAGGCGGATATTTCGAAGCCGGAGGAAGTCGAGAACGCCATCCGGGAAGCAGCAGGCAAATGGGACCGGCTTGATATCGTGTTCGCCAACGCCGGCATCAACGGTACATTGGCGCCCATTGAATCCATGACGCACGAGGATTGGAGCACGACGCTCGATACGAATTTGAAGGGAACCTTCCTGACCGTCAAATACGCCGTCCCGTTTCTGAAGAAGAAAGGCGGCAGCATCGTCATCACGAGCTCCATCAACGGCAATCGGGTGTTCTCGAATTTCGGCATGAGCGCGTACAGCACCTCCAAAGCAGGACAGGTTGCTTTCATGCAAATGGCCGCCTTGGAGCTGGCCCAATACGGCATTCGCGTCAATGCGGTCTGTCCCGGTGCCATCAAGACGCATATCGGGCAAAATACGCATCCTACGCCGGAGCTGGAAGAAATTCAAATTCCGGTCGAATATCCCGAAGGCGACCAGCCATTGGAACACGGCCCCGGCCGTGCGGCCCAGGTCGGCGACTTGGTATTGTTCCTGGCTTCCGACGCATCGAGCCACATTACCGGCACGCCGATCTTCATCGACGGGGCGGAGTCGCTGCTGCATGGATGA